A window of the Salvelinus fontinalis isolate EN_2023a chromosome 14, ASM2944872v1, whole genome shotgun sequence genome harbors these coding sequences:
- the LOC129869684 gene encoding flavin-containing monooxygenase 5-like isoform X1: MSRRVCVIGGGSSGLTSIKSCLDEGLEPTCFESSDDIGGLWRFKENPEADRASIYHSVIINTSKEMMCFSDFPIPAHFPNYMHNSLIMDYFRMYAEHFQLTKHIRFQIRVLQVKPRPDFSRSGQWDVETENKKGEKEKHIFDAVMICIGHHCHPNLPLHDFPGIDTFKGQYFHSRDYKTAEEWRGKRVVVIGIGNSGGDIAVELSRVTKQVFLSTRRGAWILNRVGQQGVPIDFELNRRVLNIAKSVLPFGLVCRLRENKINQRFNHSLYSLQPKHRLLSQHPTVNDELPNRILSGTVQVKPNIRRLQGSSIEFDDGTVEDNIDLVVFATGYNFSFPFLPSNMLPVSGNKASLYKYMFPPGLERPTLAVIGLVQPLGAIMPISEMQARWATRVFKGLNKLPSMDCMLKDIKQKEETIAKRYVTSQRHTIQVDYIDYMDQIAYQVGVRPSLLGLLLRDPGVWLCVLLGPCTPYQYRLRGPGQWDGARQAILTTWDRMAGALKTRPSDIPEPKHSSLTLTLTVGAAALALGYYWNIHNHPSLLIALDPTTWQDKIKPYLPVLW, from the exons GAGAACCCAGAGGCTGACAGGGCCAGTATCTACCACTCTGTCATCATCAACACCTCCAAGGAGATGATGTGTTTCTCTGACTTTCCCATCCCAGCCCACTTCCCCAACTACATGCACAACTCCCTCATCATGGACTACTTCCGCATGTACGCCGAACACTTCCAACTCACCAAGCACATACGCTTCCAG atCAGAGTCCTCCAGGTGAAGCCAAGACCAGACTTCTCTCGTTCGGGCCAGTGGGATGTGGAGACGGAGAacaagaagggagagaaggagaaacataTATTTGATGCTGTGATGATCTGTATAGGACACCACTGTCACCCCAACCTGCCTCTACACGATTTCCCAG GTATTGACACATTCAAGGGCCAGTACTTCCACAGTCGGGATTATAAGACGGCAGAGGAGTGGCGGGGGAAGAGGGTGGTGGTGATCGGCATCGGCAACTCTGGAGGAGACATCGCTGTGGAACTCAGCAGGGTCACCAAACAG gtatTCCTCAGTACCAGGCGTGGGGCATGGATCCTCAACCGTGTGGGTCAACAAGGGGTGCCCATTGACTTTGAATTGAACAG AAGGGTGCTAAATATAGCCAAGTCTGTACTGCCCTTTGGCCTGGTCTGCAGACTGAGAGAGAACAAAATCAACCAGAGATTCAACCACAGCCTCTACTCTCTACAGCCCAAACACAG GCTGTTAAGCCAGCACCCTACAGTGAATGATGAGCTGCCCAACCGGATCCTGTCTGGCACAGTGCAGGTCAAACCCAACATCCGCAGGCTTCAGGGGTCCAGCATTGAGTTTGACGACGGAACCGTGGAGGACAACATAGACTTGGTG GTGTTTGCCACTGGCTACAACTTCTCCTTCCCCTTCCTACCGTCCAATATGCTGCCGGTTTCCGGTAACAAGGCCAGTCTGTATAAGTACATGTTCCCTCCGGGGTTAGAGCGTCCCACACTGGCCGTTATAGGGCTGGTGCAGCCACTTGGAGCCATCATGCCCATCTCTGAAATGCAGGCCCGATGGGCCACCAGGGTCTTCAAAG gactgaaTAAGCTTCCCTCAATGGACTGCATGTTGAAGGACATTAAACAGAAGGAGGAGACAATTGCCAAGAG GTATGTGACCTCCCAGAGACACACCATCCAGGTGGACTACATTGACTACATGGACCAGATAGCTTACCAGGTGGGGGTGCGTCCCAGCCTCCTAGGGCTGTTGCTGCGGGATCctggtgtgtggctgtgtgtgctgCTGGGGCCATGCACCCCGTACCAGTACCGTCTGAGAGGGCCGGGACAGTGGGACGGGGCCCGACAG GCCATCCTGACTACGTGGGATCGGATGGCAGGAGCCCTGAAGACCAGGCCCTCGGACATCCCTGAGCCCAAGCATAgttccctgaccctgaccctaaccgtGGGGGCTGCTGCCCTGGCTCTGGGGTACTACTGGAACATACACAACCACCCATCCCTCCTCATCGCCCTGGACCCCACCACCTGGCAGGACAAGATCAAACCATACCTGCCAGTGTTGTGGTAA
- the LOC129869684 gene encoding flavin-containing monooxygenase 5-like isoform X2, translating into MSRRVCVIGGGSSGLTSIKSCLDEGLEPTCFESSDDIGGLWRFKENPEADRASIYHSVIINTSKEMMCFSDFPIPAHFPNYMHNSLIMDYFRMYAEHFQLTKHIRFQIRVLQVKPRPDFSRSGQWDVETENKKGEKEKHIFDAVMICIGHHCHPNLPLHDFPGIDTFKGQYFHSRDYKTAEEWRGKRVVVIGIGNSGGDIAVELSRVTKQVFLSTRRGAWILNRVGQQGVPIDFELNRVLNIAKSVLPFGLVCRLRENKINQRFNHSLYSLQPKHRLLSQHPTVNDELPNRILSGTVQVKPNIRRLQGSSIEFDDGTVEDNIDLVVFATGYNFSFPFLPSNMLPVSGNKASLYKYMFPPGLERPTLAVIGLVQPLGAIMPISEMQARWATRVFKGLNKLPSMDCMLKDIKQKEETIAKRYVTSQRHTIQVDYIDYMDQIAYQVGVRPSLLGLLLRDPGVWLCVLLGPCTPYQYRLRGPGQWDGARQAILTTWDRMAGALKTRPSDIPEPKHSSLTLTLTVGAAALALGYYWNIHNHPSLLIALDPTTWQDKIKPYLPVLW; encoded by the exons GAGAACCCAGAGGCTGACAGGGCCAGTATCTACCACTCTGTCATCATCAACACCTCCAAGGAGATGATGTGTTTCTCTGACTTTCCCATCCCAGCCCACTTCCCCAACTACATGCACAACTCCCTCATCATGGACTACTTCCGCATGTACGCCGAACACTTCCAACTCACCAAGCACATACGCTTCCAG atCAGAGTCCTCCAGGTGAAGCCAAGACCAGACTTCTCTCGTTCGGGCCAGTGGGATGTGGAGACGGAGAacaagaagggagagaaggagaaacataTATTTGATGCTGTGATGATCTGTATAGGACACCACTGTCACCCCAACCTGCCTCTACACGATTTCCCAG GTATTGACACATTCAAGGGCCAGTACTTCCACAGTCGGGATTATAAGACGGCAGAGGAGTGGCGGGGGAAGAGGGTGGTGGTGATCGGCATCGGCAACTCTGGAGGAGACATCGCTGTGGAACTCAGCAGGGTCACCAAACAG gtatTCCTCAGTACCAGGCGTGGGGCATGGATCCTCAACCGTGTGGGTCAACAAGGGGTGCCCATTGACTTTGAATTGAACAG GGTGCTAAATATAGCCAAGTCTGTACTGCCCTTTGGCCTGGTCTGCAGACTGAGAGAGAACAAAATCAACCAGAGATTCAACCACAGCCTCTACTCTCTACAGCCCAAACACAG GCTGTTAAGCCAGCACCCTACAGTGAATGATGAGCTGCCCAACCGGATCCTGTCTGGCACAGTGCAGGTCAAACCCAACATCCGCAGGCTTCAGGGGTCCAGCATTGAGTTTGACGACGGAACCGTGGAGGACAACATAGACTTGGTG GTGTTTGCCACTGGCTACAACTTCTCCTTCCCCTTCCTACCGTCCAATATGCTGCCGGTTTCCGGTAACAAGGCCAGTCTGTATAAGTACATGTTCCCTCCGGGGTTAGAGCGTCCCACACTGGCCGTTATAGGGCTGGTGCAGCCACTTGGAGCCATCATGCCCATCTCTGAAATGCAGGCCCGATGGGCCACCAGGGTCTTCAAAG gactgaaTAAGCTTCCCTCAATGGACTGCATGTTGAAGGACATTAAACAGAAGGAGGAGACAATTGCCAAGAG GTATGTGACCTCCCAGAGACACACCATCCAGGTGGACTACATTGACTACATGGACCAGATAGCTTACCAGGTGGGGGTGCGTCCCAGCCTCCTAGGGCTGTTGCTGCGGGATCctggtgtgtggctgtgtgtgctgCTGGGGCCATGCACCCCGTACCAGTACCGTCTGAGAGGGCCGGGACAGTGGGACGGGGCCCGACAG GCCATCCTGACTACGTGGGATCGGATGGCAGGAGCCCTGAAGACCAGGCCCTCGGACATCCCTGAGCCCAAGCATAgttccctgaccctgaccctaaccgtGGGGGCTGCTGCCCTGGCTCTGGGGTACTACTGGAACATACACAACCACCCATCCCTCCTCATCGCCCTGGACCCCACCACCTGGCAGGACAAGATCAAACCATACCTGCCAGTGTTGTGGTAA